In Labeo rohita strain BAU-BD-2019 chromosome 16, IGBB_LRoh.1.0, whole genome shotgun sequence, one DNA window encodes the following:
- the mrpl32 gene encoding 39S ribosomal protein L32, mitochondrial, with protein MSLSGLLQFVGRSLQRLELRLAQAAGFDSFGPALAVNGPQILPQSHHSSDEENSEPSFLDSIFWMAAPKKRRTIEVNRCRRRHPDKLIKVQYNIEPCPECGNMKLKHTLCGFCYEKVRKETAMIRKQISIIEGGPLNAPAVESVVLYENETPSEADKDKRIVERNRKRPYWFNM; from the exons ATGTCGTTATCGGGTTTGCTTCAGTTTGTCGGACGTTCTCTGCAGCGTCTCGAACTCCGTTTAGCGCAAGCAGCGGGATTTGACAGCTTCG GTCCAGCTCTGGCAGTAAATGGTCCCCAGATTCTTCCACAATCCCATCACAGTAGCGATGAAGAAAACTCTGAGCCCAGTTTCTTGGACAGCATCTTTTGGATGGCAGCTCCTAAAAAGAGAAGAACCATTGAAGTCAATCGTTGCAGAAGACGACACCCCGATAAACTAATAAAAGTCCAG TACAACATTGAGCCGTGTCCAGAGTGTGGCAACATGAAACTGAAGCATACTCTGTGTGGATTCTGCTATGAAAAAGTCAGGAAGGAGACGGCAATGATACGGAAGCAAATCTCCATCATAGAAGGCGGACCTCTCAACGCTCCTGCTGTAGAGTCTGTTGTTTTGTATGAAAATGAAACGCCCTCTGAAGCAGATAAGGACAAAAGGATAGTAGAGCGCAACAGGAAACGCCCATATTGGTTTAACATGTAA